The following coding sequences are from one Planctomycetota bacterium window:
- a CDS encoding DUF502 domain-containing protein, translating into MKKLFGYFVKGLLVSAPLAATVYVVYLVFNWVDGWLRIPYPGVGFVATIILITLTGYLASGLFFKGLMKMLDAQVSRIPLIKLIYSSLKDLMKAFVGEKKMFDRPVLVKLYDTSEAMVIGFITRDDLSMLGIKDSVAVYLPQSYNFAGNLIIVPRRNVTPLDKNGPEVMAFIVSAGLSGK; encoded by the coding sequence ATGAAAAAGCTATTCGGTTATTTTGTCAAGGGCCTGCTGGTGAGTGCGCCGCTGGCCGCGACGGTTTACGTGGTTTACCTGGTCTTTAACTGGGTGGACGGCTGGTTGCGCATCCCTTATCCCGGGGTGGGTTTTGTGGCCACGATTATCCTGATTACCCTGACCGGGTATCTGGCCTCGGGCCTCTTTTTCAAAGGGCTGATGAAGATGCTTGATGCGCAGGTCAGCCGGATACCGCTGATTAAGCTAATTTACTCATCATTAAAAGACCTGATGAAGGCGTTTGTCGGCGAGAAGAAGATGTTTGACCGTCCGGTGCTGGTGAAGCTATATGACACCTCCGAGGCAATGGTTATCGGGTTCATCACCCGTGACGACCTGTCCATGCTGGGCATCAAGGACTCGGTGGCGGTTTACCTACCCCAGTCGTATAACTTTGCCGGGAATCTGATAATCGTGCCGCGGCGCAATGTCACGCCGCTGGACAAGAACGGCCCGGAGGTCATGGCCTTCATCGTCTCAGCTGGCCTGAGCGGGAAATAA
- the rpmE gene encoding 50S ribosomal protein L31 — protein MKEKIHPDYKDATVTCACGESFQTRSTKDKIAVSICSKCHPFYTGKEKYVDTARRIEKFQKKYANYGQNK, from the coding sequence ATGAAAGAAAAGATTCACCCGGACTACAAAGATGCCACCGTTACCTGCGCCTGCGGCGAGTCATTCCAGACGCGTTCCACCAAAGATAAAATCGCCGTTTCGATTTGCTCCAAGTGCCACCCCTTCTACACAGGCAAGGAAAAATACGTGGATACCGCCCGGCGTATAGAGAAATTCCAGAAAAAATACGCTAACTACGGCCAGAACAAATAG
- a CDS encoding helix-turn-helix domain-containing protein, translating to MNKPLGLNEVCYYLGVSRWTLMRWIKKGILPAQKLGGRWVVEERILHKFSIERDSALFSAKSSRKPATVSDIISSYGRRQATYQDNKPLKLKEVMDVLGVCRRTITGWISQGKIAASKMGGQWVVWENDLNEFVKRRMLFLDDAAVKMRFFSSSVLEQYRKDTRYYVHEAAFHGRVGNKEEREKMHQKRSLTKRHPHLWSKEYFGKDDYKLMDSRSFAELLFWKVRHKDGGWMIAIDPRAFHLIPEPERRKWSVFEAHNPVY from the coding sequence ATGAATAAACCGCTGGGATTAAACGAGGTCTGTTATTATCTGGGCGTTTCGCGCTGGACCCTGATGCGCTGGATAAAGAAGGGCATACTGCCGGCCCAAAAATTGGGCGGACGGTGGGTGGTTGAGGAACGCATCCTGCATAAGTTTTCTATTGAACGCGACAGCGCCTTATTCAGCGCCAAGTCATCCAGGAAACCAGCCACTGTATCTGATATTATTTCCTCTTATGGCCGGCGCCAGGCCACCTATCAGGATAATAAGCCGTTGAAGTTAAAAGAGGTGATGGATGTCCTGGGCGTCTGCCGCCGGACCATCACCGGATGGATTAGCCAGGGCAAGATAGCCGCCAGCAAAATGGGCGGGCAGTGGGTGGTCTGGGAAAACGATTTGAATGAGTTTGTCAAGCGCCGGATGCTTTTTCTGGATGATGCGGCCGTAAAGATGAGGTTTTTCAGCTCCAGTGTTCTGGAGCAATACCGGAAGGATACCAGATATTACGTGCACGAGGCGGCGTTCCACGGCCGGGTGGGCAACAAAGAGGAGCGGGAGAAAATGCACCAGAAACGTTCCCTGACCAAGCGGCATCCGCATCTCTGGTCCAAGGAATACTTCGGCAAGGATGACTACAAATTAATGGACAGCCGCTCGTTTGCCGAACTGCTCTTCTGGAAGGTGCGGCACAAGGACGGCGGCTGGATGATTGCAATTGACCCGCGGGCATTTCACCTGATACCGGAACCGGAGCGGCGCAAGTGGTCTGTCTTTGAAGCGCACAATCCGGTTTATTAG
- a CDS encoding tetratricopeptide repeat protein translates to MSRLKITVLLAVIVTFLTIAAPALSEVVILKDGSKYIGKITDDGDKVKIATEDGEIIVKRDRIKCIYKDAQTIDKELTDLLTEAQKLTAGANKIDNRTERNAALDKAIEMLMKAQNICMDVIDVFTGKDAEIISGKFKEINGTLKHARSLKVLDNESSQPPPTAKEPPKEKDKPAEEKPKSKEPDIEAQEAAREFYGLGLASLKSKQYDKARELFIKSITYNKNFPDAYAKLGDICTTLKDEESGYGYYQQCVEIINALPAPSEEMIKLRDDTLRKTEKFRMLEEKITALNKELMLKLLDLGNQCINEEDYILAEEILALARQLDRNNEEAAGLLKKAREEMNKSLKDKTAGENSELASLYYQSALELLKANKYEEAVEKFNKAMSYRADFPDALFNLGECYKKLSDNKKALNSYRLCARCLKQRFMSKDDEKLMSQTSQALDKIDPNGKKFTAIKTGYTASASTLATDCANKKYNSFAWRVLQYLLLVDPANKSAQDLSAKLGAPRAPVEPKSDPGANDPANKRAESYLRVAQTLFYNGEYNNLVATCNEAIKINPKCAPAYAWRGLAYWKKNDLAQMNADFEMAFRLDSDNMQLEEMKKNFEPLRKFSPDAKKAEAGQIQHIFNGKDLNDWEIKDQYPPEANVWGTDKYQNWRVKEGKIEADPRVSNSEAILLWKGEVPAQYTLTVKFSIERNRSSKTDPVGFIYGGDKNDYDVVSLSSSIGVSSVHKFELIRENNRYKAILDGKMIKDNLVSASPAIGLMVQNGQVFFNSITIQEMK, encoded by the coding sequence ATGTCCAGATTGAAGATTACCGTTCTGCTGGCCGTCATCGTTACTTTTCTCACGATTGCCGCCCCGGCCCTGTCCGAGGTGGTCATCCTCAAAGACGGCAGCAAGTATATCGGCAAGATAACCGACGACGGCGATAAAGTAAAGATTGCCACCGAAGACGGCGAAATAATCGTCAAAAGAGACCGCATCAAGTGCATCTACAAGGACGCCCAAACCATTGACAAAGAACTAACCGACCTCCTGACCGAGGCGCAGAAACTTACCGCCGGCGCCAACAAGATAGACAACCGGACTGAACGCAACGCCGCGCTGGACAAGGCCATTGAAATGCTGATGAAGGCGCAGAACATCTGCATGGATGTGATTGACGTATTCACCGGCAAGGATGCCGAAATCATTTCCGGTAAGTTCAAGGAAATCAACGGCACCCTCAAGCACGCCCGCTCGCTCAAGGTCCTGGACAATGAATCATCTCAACCGCCCCCGACGGCAAAAGAGCCGCCCAAGGAGAAGGATAAACCCGCAGAAGAAAAACCCAAATCCAAAGAACCCGACATAGAAGCCCAGGAAGCGGCCCGCGAGTTCTACGGCCTGGGCCTGGCCTCGTTAAAATCCAAACAGTATGACAAGGCCCGGGAACTCTTCATCAAGTCCATCACTTATAACAAGAATTTCCCCGATGCCTACGCCAAACTCGGCGACATCTGCACCACCCTCAAAGACGAGGAATCCGGCTACGGATACTACCAGCAATGCGTGGAAATCATCAACGCCCTCCCGGCGCCGTCCGAAGAAATGATTAAGCTGCGCGATGACACCCTGCGCAAGACCGAGAAATTCCGGATGCTGGAGGAAAAGATAACCGCCCTTAACAAGGAACTCATGCTCAAGCTCCTGGATCTGGGAAACCAGTGCATCAACGAAGAGGATTATATCCTGGCCGAGGAAATCCTGGCCCTGGCCCGCCAGCTGGACCGGAACAACGAGGAGGCAGCGGGCCTGCTGAAAAAAGCCCGGGAAGAGATGAATAAATCACTGAAGGACAAGACCGCCGGCGAAAACAGCGAATTGGCCAGCCTCTATTACCAGTCCGCCCTGGAGCTCCTCAAAGCCAACAAGTATGAGGAGGCCGTGGAGAAATTTAACAAGGCCATGTCCTACCGGGCCGATTTCCCCGATGCCCTGTTTAACCTGGGCGAATGCTACAAGAAACTTAGCGACAACAAAAAGGCGCTCAACAGCTACCGGCTCTGCGCCAGATGCCTGAAACAGAGATTCATGTCCAAGGACGACGAAAAACTCATGTCCCAGACATCCCAGGCGCTGGATAAGATCGACCCCAACGGCAAGAAATTCACCGCCATAAAGACCGGCTATACCGCGTCCGCCTCGACGCTGGCGACGGACTGCGCCAACAAGAAATACAATTCCTTTGCCTGGCGCGTCCTCCAATATCTCCTGCTGGTGGACCCGGCCAACAAGAGCGCCCAGGATTTGTCGGCCAAATTAGGCGCTCCCCGGGCCCCGGTCGAGCCGAAAAGCGACCCGGGCGCTAACGACCCGGCCAATAAACGCGCCGAATCTTATCTCCGGGTGGCCCAAACGCTCTTCTATAACGGCGAATATAACAACCTGGTCGCCACCTGCAACGAAGCGATAAAGATTAACCCGAAATGCGCCCCGGCCTATGCCTGGCGCGGGCTGGCCTATTGGAAAAAGAATGACCTGGCCCAGATGAACGCTGACTTCGAGATGGCCTTCAGGCTTGATTCCGATAACATGCAACTGGAAGAAATGAAGAAAAACTTCGAGCCGCTCCGGAAATTCAGCCCCGATGCCAAAAAAGCCGAGGCCGGCCAAATCCAGCATATTTTCAACGGCAAGGACCTGAATGACTGGGAGATAAAAGACCAATATCCGCCCGAAGCCAATGTCTGGGGAACCGATAAATACCAGAACTGGCGCGTCAAAGAAGGCAAAATCGAGGCCGACCCCAGGGTGTCAAACTCGGAAGCCATCCTGCTCTGGAAAGGCGAGGTCCCGGCGCAATACACCCTGACGGTAAAATTCTCCATCGAACGCAACCGCTCCTCCAAGACCGACCCGGTCGGTTTCATTTATGGCGGCGATAAAAACGACTATGATGTCGTCTCGCTCAGCAGTTCCATCGGCGTGTCCAGCGTCCACAAATTCGAGTTAATCAGGGAAAACAACCGCTATAAGGCCATCCTGGACGGCAAAATGATTAAGGACAACCTGGTCTCCGCCTCACCGGCCATTGGCCTGATGGTCCAAAACGGCCAGGTCTTTTTCAACAGCATCACCATCCAGGAAATGAAGTAG
- the tsaB gene encoding tRNA (adenosine(37)-N6)-threonylcarbamoyltransferase complex dimerization subunit type 1 TsaB, whose product MKVIGIETSSIQGGVSILEETDNSITLQRSTAFRRGLVHGKLLVPALDKLLKRAHWRKDKIDLVAVDIGPGSYTGLRVGLAIAKTMAYALKTKIVGVVSLDVLVRNVSANDVHQYICPVIDARWNQVYTAIYEKSADGYKRRTDYLAITPEDLLKVINRYRGEILLFGDGLRAYSDIFKRLANRAEFAPEHLWLPSAANVATLGYESYQSGKRDDPIKLLPLYLRLTEAELNLKSCKRRTTG is encoded by the coding sequence ATGAAAGTAATCGGCATCGAGACCTCATCCATCCAGGGCGGCGTGTCCATCCTGGAAGAGACGGATAATTCAATAACCTTACAGCGAAGTACGGCGTTCAGGCGCGGCCTGGTTCACGGCAAGCTGCTGGTGCCAGCCCTGGACAAACTGCTTAAAAGGGCGCATTGGCGGAAAGATAAAATAGACCTGGTGGCGGTGGATATCGGGCCCGGCTCTTATACCGGTCTGCGGGTCGGACTGGCGATTGCCAAAACCATGGCCTATGCGCTCAAGACAAAGATTGTCGGGGTAGTTTCACTTGATGTTTTGGTAAGAAATGTTAGTGCCAATGATGTTCATCAATATATCTGCCCGGTAATCGATGCCCGCTGGAACCAGGTCTACACGGCCATATACGAGAAGTCAGCTGATGGCTACAAACGGCGGACGGATTATCTTGCCATAACCCCTGAAGATTTGCTAAAGGTAATCAATAGATACCGGGGGGAAATCCTGTTGTTTGGAGACGGGCTCAGGGCTTACAGCGATATTTTCAAACGGCTGGCCAATCGGGCCGAATTCGCCCCGGAGCATTTATGGCTTCCCAGCGCAGCGAATGTGGCTACCCTGGGATACGAATCGTATCAGTCCGGGAAACGGGATGACCCGATAAAACTGCTGCCTCTTTACCTGCGGCTGACCGAGGCAGAGCTGAACCTGAAATCTTGCAAGAGGAGGACTACAGGATAA
- the larB gene encoding nickel pincer cofactor biosynthesis protein LarB, giving the protein MKKTRYKKLGFATIDIEREKRCGFPEVIFCQGKMPADTARIAREILRHHKYLLATRADEKTYRAVKRIAKDAVYHMRPRIITIDRRSKPECRIKPGLIVVITGGTSDIPVAEEARITAEMMGNRVETLYDVGVAGIHRILDHSQLIRKANVIIVVAGMEGALASVVGGLVDKPVIGVPTSVGYGAHFQGLAPLLTMLNSCAAGVAVVNIDNGFGAGYMASLINK; this is encoded by the coding sequence ATGAAAAAGACCAGATACAAGAAGCTGGGTTTTGCCACGATTGATATCGAGCGTGAGAAGCGGTGCGGGTTTCCCGAGGTGATATTCTGCCAGGGCAAGATGCCGGCCGACACCGCCCGGATTGCCCGGGAAATACTAAGGCATCACAAATATCTGCTGGCCACCCGGGCTGACGAGAAAACCTATCGGGCCGTTAAGCGCATCGCCAAGGATGCCGTATATCACATGAGGCCGCGGATTATCACCATTGACCGTAGAAGCAAACCGGAATGCCGGATTAAGCCGGGCTTGATTGTGGTTATTACCGGCGGGACCTCGGATATCCCGGTGGCAGAAGAGGCCAGAATCACGGCCGAGATGATGGGCAATCGGGTCGAGACCCTTTATGATGTCGGCGTGGCCGGCATCCACCGGATTCTGGACCATTCTCAGCTGATCCGAAAAGCCAATGTGATTATTGTGGTGGCCGGAATGGAAGGGGCGCTGGCCAGCGTGGTGGGCGGCCTGGTGGACAAGCCGGTGATTGGCGTGCCGACCAGCGTGGGCTACGGGGCGCATTTCCAGGGCCTGGCGCCGCTGTTGACCATGCTCAATTCCTGCGCGGCCGGCGTGGCAGTCGTCAATATTGACAACGGATTCGGAGCCGGTTATATGGCTTCGTTAATTAATAAATAA
- the alr gene encoding alanine racemase, translating into MKKYRTWSEVNLKTLSDNVRNLRAKLGPEVRIMVVVKADAYGHGAVPVGKTVLESGASMLGVGDSSEAIELRQSGILEPILILGAVIEEEIGWMVSYNITPTIHSMDLLELFNEEARRQAKQFNIHLKIDTGMSRLGSTPKRALEIARKMAAFPNIKLEGVCSHLSCSSNHKEKSFTEKQINSFRQTVGEMEKEMGRAIPLKHIANTGAILCNRDACFSMVRAGGIIYGIDPGNLREVSDLFNPILSLKSQIAFLKIVPTGTPVGYGRTYTTKKRTKIATIPIGYNDGYPYHLSNKGYVLVNGLKAPIIGSVTMDYIMVDVTDVQQVKVGDEAILIGKSADRENRITVEELSALTGTSPYVITCGLGKRVKRMYIT; encoded by the coding sequence ATGAAAAAGTATCGCACCTGGTCAGAGGTTAATCTCAAGACGCTGTCGGATAATGTCCGGAACCTGCGCGCCAAGCTCGGCCCTGAGGTCCGGATAATGGTGGTGGTCAAGGCCGACGCCTACGGGCACGGGGCAGTGCCGGTGGGCAAGACCGTGCTGGAGAGCGGCGCCTCCATGCTCGGCGTGGGCGATTCATCCGAAGCCATTGAACTGCGCCAGAGCGGTATCCTGGAGCCAATCCTGATTTTAGGCGCGGTGATTGAGGAGGAAATCGGCTGGATGGTCAGCTACAACATCACGCCGACCATTCACTCAATGGACCTGCTGGAGTTGTTCAATGAGGAGGCCCGGCGCCAGGCCAAGCAGTTCAATATTCATCTCAAGATTGATACCGGTATGAGCCGGCTGGGTTCCACCCCAAAGCGGGCCCTGGAAATAGCCCGTAAGATGGCCGCGTTCCCCAATATAAAATTGGAAGGGGTCTGTTCGCATCTGTCCTGTTCCTCCAACCACAAGGAAAAGAGTTTTACCGAGAAGCAGATAAATTCATTCCGCCAGACCGTGGGAGAAATGGAAAAAGAGATGGGCAGAGCGATTCCCTTAAAGCACATCGCCAATACCGGCGCGATTCTCTGCAACCGCGACGCCTGTTTCAGCATGGTCCGGGCCGGCGGAATCATCTACGGCATCGACCCGGGCAACCTGCGCGAGGTGTCCGACCTGTTCAATCCCATCCTGTCGCTCAAGTCGCAGATTGCTTTCCTGAAGATAGTGCCGACCGGAACGCCGGTTGGCTACGGCCGAACCTACACCACCAAGAAACGCACCAAGATTGCTACCATTCCGATTGGTTACAACGACGGTTATCCTTATCATCTTTCCAATAAAGGATATGTGCTGGTCAACGGCCTGAAGGCGCCGATTATCGGCTCGGTGACCATGGACTATATTATGGTTGACGTGACCGATGTCCAGCAGGTAAAGGTGGGCGATGAGGCCATTCTTATCGGCAAGTCCGCGGACCGGGAAAACCGGATTACGGTTGAGGAATTATCCGCGCTGACCGGCACCTCGCCTTATGTCATTACCTGCGGGCTGGGCAAGCGGGTGAAGAGGATGTATATAACATAA
- a CDS encoding MATE family efflux transporter, whose protein sequence is MQQNQEDIKAVRRAVTHLAWPVMLQHLLMSLMFLSDTIMLGWYSQSALAAVGLSGPITMMIRLTMLCIPIAATAMVARSIGEQNGLKTKTNAVTALTIGIILGGIISLFGAALAGNIVAIFTPASSILHKEAVTYLAITLSAFVMNYLFFISTAILRGAGDTRTSLMVTIFANILNIIGDYIMIYGKLGFPEMGVKGAAISTFGSSVIEGLILFSFLFSKKSAVKLSIKDFWLVNKATLKTMVKIALPAAFEPMITSMGGLVVLKIVAGLGQASLATHHIILRIESLSFMPGMGLSMATAALVGQYLGAKRTDLANLTCRQSIRFALVIMGLLGLAFLLFPSQIISVFTGDTDVRTLGIFCLMIAAIEQPFLGYAMIHQGTFRGAGDTTTPLYINFIGVWLIRLPLAFLFVSILHWGLAGAWLTMPIDWLIRSVIYNIIYKTGRWKKISL, encoded by the coding sequence ATGCAACAAAACCAGGAAGACATCAAAGCCGTGCGCCGGGCCGTGACACATCTGGCCTGGCCTGTGATGCTCCAGCATCTCCTGATGTCGCTCATGTTCCTGTCCGACACCATCATGCTAGGCTGGTATAGCCAGTCGGCTCTGGCCGCCGTGGGCTTGAGCGGTCCTATCACAATGATGATTCGCCTGACCATGTTGTGTATCCCTATTGCCGCTACCGCAATGGTGGCTCGTTCAATCGGAGAACAAAACGGGCTCAAAACCAAAACTAATGCCGTTACGGCCCTGACCATCGGAATTATCCTGGGCGGAATAATATCGCTGTTTGGCGCGGCACTGGCCGGGAATATCGTGGCTATTTTCACCCCGGCATCTTCAATCCTCCACAAAGAGGCGGTAACTTATCTGGCCATTACCCTGTCGGCTTTTGTGATGAATTATCTGTTCTTCATATCCACCGCCATACTCCGGGGCGCCGGCGATACCAGAACGTCCCTGATGGTCACCATCTTTGCAAACATCCTCAATATCATCGGCGACTATATCATGATTTACGGGAAACTGGGTTTCCCGGAAATGGGGGTCAAGGGCGCCGCGATTTCCACCTTCGGCTCGTCGGTTATTGAAGGCCTGATATTATTTTCCTTCCTGTTCTCAAAGAAATCAGCCGTCAAATTATCAATCAAGGATTTCTGGCTGGTCAACAAAGCTACCCTGAAAACCATGGTAAAGATAGCCCTGCCCGCAGCATTTGAACCAATGATAACCTCGATGGGCGGACTGGTCGTCCTGAAAATAGTGGCCGGTTTGGGCCAGGCATCACTGGCGACCCACCATATCATCTTAAGGATAGAAAGCCTATCATTTATGCCCGGAATGGGCCTGTCAATGGCAACTGCAGCGCTGGTCGGCCAGTATCTGGGCGCCAAAAGAACTGACCTGGCAAACCTGACCTGCCGGCAATCCATCAGGTTCGCCCTGGTCATAATGGGACTTCTGGGACTGGCGTTCTTATTATTTCCATCCCAGATTATCAGCGTTTTTACCGGAGATACGGATGTCCGGACGCTCGGGATATTCTGCCTGATGATTGCCGCCATCGAACAGCCCTTCCTGGGCTATGCCATGATACACCAGGGGACCTTCCGGGGCGCCGGAGATACCACCACTCCGCTTTACATTAATTTCATAGGCGTCTGGCTGATTCGCCTGCCGCTCGCCTTCCTTTTTGTCAGCATACTTCATTGGGGATTGGCCGGCGCCTGGCTGACCATGCCGATTGATTGGCTCATCCGCTCTGTCATCTATAATATCATCTATAAAACCGGACGCTGGAAAAAAATATCCCTCTAA